One genomic region from Paroceanicella profunda encodes:
- a CDS encoding 3-hydroxyacyl-CoA dehydrogenase NAD-binding domain-containing protein: protein MTDFHYMADPSGVATLIWDQPDTAMNVLTFEALDALSTHLERALADDAIKGIIVTSAKKDFAGGMDLRVLGALRASSGAEPAKGIFEGLMKMHGVLRRLERAGADPKTGKGGKPVAWASPGTAAGIGLEIALACHRRFVADAPRARLGLPEIKVGLFPGAGGTMRVSRMLGLMASAPILLEGKMMKPAEALDFGLIDEVSEPEALLETARAWVLSAKPDELIKPWDRKGWKMPGGAPYTAPGFPTFVGAAAMVHGRTQGVYPAARALLSAIYEGALVPFDTALRIEARHFTAVMLNPSSEAMIRSLFLSKQALEKGALRPEGVADRKVSRLGVIGAGMMGAGIAQVAAAAGIDVVLLDRDGQAAEAGRAGIAKRLGASVERGRLAPEARDAALARITAGADMGLLAGADLVIEAVFEDPGVKAPVISAAEALLGAEATFATNTSTLPVSGLARASARPENFIGIHFFSPVDRMMLVEIIRGKETGDAAVARALDFVRQIGKTPIVVNDARFFYANRCIIPYINEGVSLVAEGVSPALVEHAATGMGMPLGPLQLVDETSIDLAARIARATSAAGEGHAPGAADAVIFTLEGEGRLGRKAKAGFYAYDDAGKRTGLWPGLAGHWPPAPEQPGVEEVRQRLILIQVLEALRALEEGVLTDVRAGDVGAILGWGFMPWSGGPFSWVDMTGPGRVLELAEDLAARCGPRFAPPELLREMAASNRRFYPGSGQRAAA from the coding sequence ATGACCGATTTCCACTACATGGCCGACCCCTCCGGCGTGGCCACCCTGATCTGGGACCAGCCCGACACCGCGATGAACGTGCTCACCTTCGAGGCGCTGGACGCGCTCTCCACCCACCTGGAGCGCGCGCTGGCCGATGACGCGATCAAGGGCATCATCGTGACCTCCGCCAAGAAGGATTTCGCCGGCGGCATGGACCTGCGGGTGCTCGGCGCGCTGCGCGCCTCCTCCGGCGCGGAGCCGGCGAAGGGCATCTTCGAGGGGTTGATGAAGATGCACGGCGTGCTGCGCCGGCTGGAGCGCGCGGGGGCGGACCCGAAGACCGGCAAGGGCGGCAAGCCGGTGGCCTGGGCCTCGCCCGGTACCGCCGCCGGCATCGGGCTGGAGATCGCGCTCGCCTGCCACCGCCGCTTCGTGGCCGACGCGCCGCGCGCCCGCCTGGGCCTGCCGGAGATCAAGGTGGGGCTGTTCCCCGGCGCCGGCGGCACCATGCGGGTCTCGCGCATGCTGGGGCTGATGGCCTCCGCGCCCATCCTGCTGGAAGGCAAGATGATGAAACCCGCCGAGGCGCTGGACTTCGGCCTGATCGACGAGGTGAGCGAGCCCGAGGCGCTGCTGGAGACCGCCCGCGCCTGGGTGCTCTCCGCGAAACCGGACGAGCTGATCAAGCCCTGGGACCGCAAGGGCTGGAAGATGCCCGGCGGCGCGCCCTACACCGCCCCCGGCTTTCCCACCTTCGTGGGGGCCGCCGCGATGGTGCATGGCCGCACGCAAGGCGTGTACCCGGCGGCGAGGGCGCTGCTCTCGGCCATCTACGAGGGCGCGCTGGTGCCCTTCGACACCGCGCTGAGGATCGAGGCGCGCCACTTCACCGCCGTGATGCTGAACCCTTCCTCGGAGGCGATGATCCGCTCGCTGTTCCTCTCCAAGCAGGCGCTGGAGAAGGGCGCCCTGCGGCCCGAGGGCGTGGCCGACCGCAAGGTCTCCCGCCTCGGCGTAATCGGGGCGGGGATGATGGGGGCCGGCATCGCCCAGGTGGCCGCCGCCGCCGGCATAGACGTGGTGCTGCTCGACCGGGACGGGCAGGCCGCCGAGGCGGGCCGCGCCGGCATCGCGAAGCGGCTGGGGGCGAGCGTGGAGCGCGGCCGCCTCGCGCCGGAGGCGCGCGACGCCGCCCTCGCCCGCATCACCGCCGGGGCCGACATGGGCCTGCTCGCCGGCGCCGACCTCGTCATCGAGGCCGTGTTCGAGGACCCCGGCGTGAAGGCGCCGGTCATCTCCGCCGCCGAGGCGCTTCTGGGCGCGGAGGCCACCTTCGCCACCAACACCTCCACCCTGCCGGTCTCGGGGCTGGCAAGGGCCAGCGCCCGGCCGGAAAATTTCATCGGCATCCATTTCTTCTCGCCGGTGGACCGGATGATGCTGGTGGAGATCATCCGCGGCAAGGAGACGGGCGACGCCGCCGTGGCCCGCGCGCTCGACTTCGTGCGCCAGATCGGCAAGACCCCGATCGTGGTGAACGACGCGCGCTTCTTCTACGCCAACCGCTGCATCATCCCCTACATCAACGAGGGGGTGAGCCTGGTGGCAGAGGGGGTGAGCCCGGCGCTGGTGGAACACGCCGCCACAGGCATGGGCATGCCGCTGGGGCCGCTGCAGCTGGTGGACGAGACCTCCATCGACCTCGCCGCGCGCATCGCCCGGGCCACGAGCGCCGCCGGCGAGGGCCACGCCCCCGGCGCCGCGGACGCGGTGATCTTCACGCTGGAGGGCGAGGGCCGGCTGGGGCGCAAGGCGAAGGCCGGCTTCTATGCGTATGACGATGCAGGCAAACGCACCGGCCTCTGGCCCGGGCTGGCAGGGCACTGGCCGCCCGCGCCCGAACAGCCGGGGGTGGAGGAGGTGCGCCAGCGCCTCATCCTCATCCAGGTGCTGGAGGCCCTGCGCGCGCTGGAGGAGGGCGTGCTCACTGATGTGCGCGCAGGCGACGTGGGCGCCATCCTCGGCTGGGGGTTCATGCCTTGGTCCGGCGGGCCGTTCTCCTGGGTGGACATGACCGGGCCGGGCCGGGTGCTGGAGCTGGCCGAGGACCTCGCCGCGCGCTGCGGCCCGCGCTTCGCCCCGCCCGAGCTGCTGCGCGAAATGGCGGCGAGCAACCGGCGCTTCTACCCAGGCTCCGGCCAGCGCGCCGCCGCCTGA